From a region of the Candidatus Pantoea bituminis genome:
- a CDS encoding cytochrome o ubiquinol oxidase subunit III, translated as MSTETLTKHHHDAHAEHGHHDAGANKVFGFWIYLMSDCIIFATLFATYAVMVNNTAGGPAGKDIFELPFVLVETALLLLSSITYGMAVISMNKENKGAVIGWLALTFLFGLGFIGMEIYEFHHLIVEGYGPDRSGFLSGFFTLVGTHGLHVTSGLIWMLLLMFQISKRGLSATNRTRIMCLSLFWHFLDVVWICVFTVVYLMGAM; from the coding sequence ATGTCAACTGAAACTCTGACTAAACACCACCACGACGCCCATGCGGAGCATGGGCATCACGATGCAGGAGCCAATAAAGTCTTTGGTTTCTGGATCTACCTGATGAGTGACTGCATTATCTTCGCAACCTTGTTTGCGACCTATGCAGTTATGGTCAATAACACTGCCGGTGGCCCGGCAGGTAAAGATATCTTTGAACTGCCATTTGTTCTGGTAGAAACCGCACTGCTGTTGTTGAGCTCCATCACCTACGGCATGGCTGTTATCTCTATGAACAAGGAAAACAAAGGCGCCGTTATCGGTTGGCTGGCGTTGACCTTCCTGTTCGGTCTTGGCTTCATCGGTATGGAAATCTATGAATTCCATCATCTGATTGTTGAAGGTTACGGCCCGGATCGCAGTGGTTTCCTGTCTGGCTTCTTTACGCTGGTGGGGACGCACGGTCTGCACGTGACTTCAGGTTTGATCTGGATGTTGTTGTTGATGTTCCAGATCTCCAAGCGCGGTCTGAGCGCCACTAACCGCACGCGTATCATGTGTCTGAGCCTGTTCTGGCACTTCCTGGACGTGGTTTGGATTTGCGTCTTTACCGTTGTTTATCTGATGGGAGCCATGTAA
- a CDS encoding cytochrome o ubiquinol oxidase subunit IV gives MSHSVNEHGASHGSVKSYMIGFILSIILTGIPFWMVMDGSASHGTILGVVLVCAIIQVLVHLVYFLHLDSKSEGGWNMVAIVFSAIIILIVVVGSLWIMWNLNYNMMAH, from the coding sequence ATGAGTCATTCTGTTAACGAACATGGTGCATCACACGGTAGCGTGAAGTCATACATGATCGGTTTCATCCTTTCTATCATCCTGACCGGTATTCCGTTCTGGATGGTAATGGATGGCAGTGCATCTCACGGTACCATTCTCGGTGTAGTTCTGGTGTGTGCGATAATTCAGGTGCTGGTTCACCTGGTTTACTTCCTGCACTTAGACAGCAAATCTGAGGGTGGCTGGAACATGGTGGCCATTGTCTTCTCGGCGATCATTATCCTGATTGTCGTTGTAGGCTCGCTGTGGATTATGTGGAACCTCAACTACAACATGATGGCCCACTAA